The following coding sequences lie in one Aspergillus luchuensis IFO 4308 DNA, chromosome 8, nearly complete sequence genomic window:
- a CDS encoding uncharacterized protein (COG:S;~EggNog:ENOG410PUJC;~InterPro:IPR023213,IPR003480;~PFAM:PF02458;~go_function: GO:0016747 - transferase activity, transferring acyl groups other than amino-acyl groups [Evidence IEA]), with protein MTRYRRASKKRPSQYEDLSRYEDVLGQLPMLQVYTHILLLFSMPEGITRDDIVSDLISAVAMIREKVPWMAGKVINVDKSPGNSGRYVVVPCPAPGRLIEVKNVSRELPPYQVIQRLKAPNYLLDSDLLAPTTAFPQRFEDSEEDPSRVIRLQANFVEGGVLIDFATQHNMTDGGGVFGFARLVAQAMRGENFSSDLLEKINCDRRNVVPLLRPDEPMLDHSHYLRPPGTDVQLMEWPESAQWHVVRLAAAKVTDLKTQATPPPGESDPEVLFITGDDAISAFFWKKLTMMRQRRNTPDTRSRFSRAIDGRKVMGVPAEYMGDLVHNVATWLTFGELIDLPLHAIALHLRREMNRANTAYHVRSFATFIAQQPDKSIITYGGAFNPDTDVGMSSLSRADIMHHKFGILGRPDFVRRPNFSGNLLPGLLYILPMRPEGVVDMLACLTDADMEALRHDPEWNQVVEYIG; from the coding sequence ATGACCCGCTACCGCAGAGCATCTAAGAAAAGACCCAGCCAATATGAAGATCTCAGTCGATATGAAGATGTCCTGGGCCAACTGCCCATGCTGCAGGTCTACACCCACATCTTACTCCTTTTCTCCATGCCCGAAGGCATAACCCGTGACGACATCGTATCTGACCTGATATCGGCTGTCGCCATGATTCGTGAGAAGGTGCCATGGATGGCTGGAAAGGTGATTAATGTTGACAAAAGTCCCGGTAACTCGGGGAGATATGTCGTTGTGCCTTGTCCGGCTCCTGGCCGGCTTATTGAGGTGAAAAACGTTTCGCGTGAGCTTCCACCGTATCAGGTAATTCAGCGATTGAAGGCTCCGAACTACTTGCTGGACTCCGATCTACTAGCACCCACTACGGCGTTCCCTCAGCGGTTCGAAGACTCAGAGGAGGATCCCTCCCGTGTGATCCGCCTTCAGGCGAACTTTGTCGAAGGGGGTGTACTTATCGATTTTGCGACACAACATAATATGACGGACGGCGGGGGAGTATTCGGCTTTGCCCGGCTCGTGGCTCAGGCTATGCGAGGGGAGAACTTCTCCAGCgatctgctggagaagataaatTGTGATAGACGCAATGTTGTTCCTCTTCTGCGTCCAGATGAGCCGATGCTAGACCATAGTCATTATCTGCGCCCTCCCGGTACAGACGTGCAGCTTATGGAGTGGCCAGAATCAGCCCAGTGGCATGTTGTACGCCTGGCCGCAGCTAAGGTGACTGATCTCAAGACACAGGCTACTCCGCCGCCCGGAGAGTCAGATCCAGAGGTGCTTTTCATCACAGGCGACGACGCTATCAGCGCGTTTTTCTGGAAGAAGCTCACCATGATGCGTCAGCGTCGCAATACGCCTGATACCCGATCAAGGTTCTCGCGTGCTATTGACGGCCGCAAAGTAATGGGTGTTCCAGCCGAGTATATGGGCGACCTTGTTCATAATGTAGCGACTTGGCTGACCTTCGGTGAACTGATCGACCTGCCACTGCACGCAATAGCATTGCACCTTCGCCGGGAAATGAATCGCGCAAATACAGCGTACCATGTACGAAGCTTCGCGACGTTTATTGCACAACAGCCGGATAAATCGATAATCACATATGGTGGGGCCTTTAATCCCGATACAGATGTAGGAATGTCGTCGCTCTCGCGGGCAGATATCATGCACCATAAATTTGGAATACTCGGCCGCCCCGACTTCGTACGACGACCTAACTTCTCGGGAAACCTATTACCCGGCCTGCTATATATTTTACCAATGCGGCCGGAAGGGGTTGTAGACATGCTGGCTTGTTTGACCGATGCTGATATGGAGGCATTGAGACATGATCCGGAGTGGAATCAAGTGGTTGAGTATATTGGATGA
- a CDS encoding putative sugar transporter (COG:G;~EggNog:ENOG410PHMS;~InterPro:IPR020846,IPR005828,IPR011701,IPR036259;~PFAM:PF07690;~TransMembrane:12 (i56-83o95-116i123-142o148-169i176-200o220-244i339-360o380-402i414-432o438-460i472-494o500-521i);~go_component: GO:0016021 - integral component of membrane [Evidence IEA];~go_function: GO:0022857 - transmembrane transporter activity [Evidence IEA];~go_process: GO:0055085 - transmembrane transport [Evidence IEA]) codes for MTGASKPDEAEPVLSTLEGASNPPTPNAAAAAYRYKADLLNRAIQDIGMGRYQWQLFGVIGFGWASDNLWPIVTSLILVPVSYEFDVARPPLLSLAQNIGLLAGSLFWGFTCDLFGRRWAFNLTIAITAIFGLVAAGSPSFAAVGVFAALWSFGVGGNLPVDSAIFLEFLPGSHQYLLTVLSINWALAQLLANLVAWPLIGEMTCASADHCTKASNMGWRYFLIAMGGLALFMCLARCLFFTLYESPKYLMGKGRHEESVAVVHEVARRNGTSSSLSIDDLQDDGPISSSTETTTTTTPTPTNATPNNGALSALDHLRMRLEPLSAPYVRALFRTPRRAWSTTLMILIWALVGLGFPLYNNFLPYLQQMRGIQFGDGSTYITYRNSLIIAAVGVPGSLVGGVMVEMPRLGRKGTLCLATLSTGAFLLASTTAKTSSALLGWNCAYSFTSSLLYAVLYAYTPEIFETQYRGTGNALVGGANRIGGILAPIIALVSNMETAVPVYVSGGMFVLAGLLVVLIPYETRGRMSL; via the coding sequence ATGACGGGCGCATCCAAACCAGATGAGGCAGAGCCCGTGTTATCGACGCTGGAAGGGGCTTCGAACCCGCCGACGCccaatgctgctgctgctgcctatcGCTACAAGGCCGATCTGCTCAACCGCGCCATCCAAGACATCGGCATGGGCAGGTATCAGTGGCAGCTATTCGGCGTCATTGGATTTGGCTGGGCCAGCGACAACCTCTGGCCCATCGtcacctccctcatcctcgtcccggTGTCTTATGAATTCGACGTTGCCCGGCCGCCGTTACTGTCCCTGGCCCAAAACATCGGGCTACTGGCCGGGTCGCTCTTCTGGGGCTTCACCTGCGATCTGTTCGGTCGGCGATGGGCCTTCAACCTGACCAttgccatcaccgccattTTCGGCCTGGTCGCTGCTGGCTCACCGTCTTTCGCAGCCGTGGGCGTCTTCGCTGCATTATGGTCCTTTGGCGTTGGCGGCAACCTGCCCGTCgactcggccatcttcctcgagtTTCTCCCCGGTTCGCACCAGTACCTGCTCACGGTGCTATCAATCAACTGGGCGCTGGCACAGCTCCTCGCCAACCTCGTCGCATGGCCTCTGATCGGCGAAATGACCTGCGCCTCTGCCGACCACTGCACCAAGGCCTCCAACATGGGATGGCGCTACTTCCTCATCGCAATGGGCGGCCTCGCTCTCTTCATGTGCCTAGCCCGGTGTCTATTCTTCACTCTCTACGAATCCCCCAAGTACCTCATGGGCAAAGGCCGCCACGAAGAATCCGTCGCCGTTGTCCATGAAGTCGCGCGTCGCAACGGTACCAGCTCCTCTTTATCCATAGATGACCTCCAAGACGACGGACCCATCTCCAGCAGCACcgaaacaacaacaacaaccacccccaccccaaccaacgCAACACCCAACAACGGAGCCCTCAGCGCCCTCGATCATCTCCGCATGCGCCTCGAACCACTCTCCGCTCCCTACGTGCGCGCTCTCTTCCGCACCCCGCGCCGCGCCTGGTCCACGACCCTCATGATCCTCATCTGGGCCCTTGTAGGCCTCGGCTTTCCCCTGTAcaacaacttcctcccctACCTGCAGCAAATGCGCGGGATCCAATTCGGCGACGGCTCAACGTACATCACGTACCGCAACTCACTCATCATCGCTGCGGTCGGCGTCCCCGGCAGCTTGGTCGGCGGAGTGATGGTCGAGATGCCTCGGTTAGGACGCAAGGGCACGCTGTGTCtcgccaccctctccacgGGCGCGTTTTTGCTCGCGTCCACGACGGCGAAGACCTCCAGTGCCTTGTTGGGGTGGAACTGCGCCTACAGTTTCACTAGCAGTTTGCTGTATGCGGTGCTGTATGCGTACACGCCGGAGATCTTTGAGACGCAGTATCGCGGCACCGGGAATGCGTTGGTCGGGGGCGCGAATCGGATTGGGGGCATCTTGGCGCCGATTATTGCTTTGGTGTCGAATATGGAGACTGCTGTGCCGGTGTATGTTAGTGGCGGGATGTTTGTGCTGGCCGGATTGTTGGTCGTGTTGATACCGTATGAGACGcgggggaggatgagtttatag
- a CDS encoding uncharacterized protein (COG:G;~EggNog:ENOG410PHHF;~InterPro:IPR012334,IPR011050): MWTESGDEQTYTCESAYGDGFCLEDSDSTTSYTTTQTVTTAPSGYSATTMAADLTTDFGTTASIPIPTIPTSFYPGVTAISPLASAATTA, translated from the coding sequence ATGTGGACCGAAAGCGGCGATGAGCAGACCTACACCTGCGAGTCGGCGTATGGTGATGGATTTTGCCTCGAAGACAGCGATTCCACCACCTCGTATACGACCACCCAGACTGTCACCACGGCGCCCTCAGGATATTCGGCCACCACGATGGCAGCGGATCTCACCACAGACTTTGGCACGACCGcgtccatccccatccctacCATCCCGACTTCCTTCTATCCCGGCGTGACGGCGATCAGTCCCTTGGCATCGGCTGCCACGACGGCTTGA
- a CDS encoding uncharacterized protein (CAZy:GH28;~COG:G;~EggNog:ENOG410PHHF;~InterPro:IPR000743,IPR012334,IPR011050;~PFAM:PF00295;~SECRETED:SignalP(1-18);~go_function: GO:0004650 - polygalacturonase activity [Evidence IEA];~go_process: GO:0005975 - carbohydrate metabolic process [Evidence IEA]): MPALSILALALAPLLVNGQLSGSVGPLTSAHSKAATKTCNILDYGAVADNTTDIGSPLSEAWDACSDGGLIYIPPGDYAMDTWVSLSGGKATAIILDGTIYRTGTDGGNMILVENSSDFELYSNSSSGAVQGFGYVYHREGDLDGPRILRLQDVSNFAVHDIILVDAPAFHFVMDDCSDGEVYNMAIRGGNSGGLDGIDVWGSNIWVHDVEVTNKDECVTVKSPANNILVESIYCNWSGGCAMGSLGADTDITDILYRNVYTWSSNQMYMIKSNGGSGTVKNTLLENFIGHGNAYSLDIDSYWSSMTAVDGDGVELSNITFKN; the protein is encoded by the exons ATGCCTGCTCTTTCCATCCTCGCTCTCGCCCTCGCCCCGTTGCTGGTCAACGGCCAGCTCTCCGGTAGCGTCGGTCCGCTCACTTCGGCACACTCCAAGGCTGCGACCAAGACGTGTAACATCCTGGACTATGGTGCTGTGGCAGACAACACCACCGACATTGGGTCTCCCCTCTCAGAAGCCTGGGATGCGTGCTCGGACGGAGGTCTGATCTATATTCCTCCTGGTGACTATGCGATGGATACCTGGGTGTCTCTGTCAGGAGGCAAGGCGACCGCCATCATCTTGGACGGTACTATTTACCGCACTGGCACCGATGGAGGTAATATGATTCTAGTGGAGAATTCTTCCGACTTTGAGTTGTACAGTAACTCGTCCTCTGGTGCCGTCCAGGGATTCGGATATGTGTACCACCGGGAGGGCGATCTTGATGGGCCACGGATTTTGCGACTCCAGGATGTGAGCAATTTCGCGGTGCATGATATCATTCTCGTGGACGCGCCAGCCTTCCACTTCGTCATGGACGACTGCTCCGATGGAGAAGTGTATAACATGGCTATCCGGGGTGGTAACTCGGGCGGCttggatgggattgatgtGTGGGGTAGCAACATCTGGGTTCACGAC GTCGAGGTGACCAACAAGGATGAATGTGTCACAGTCAAG AGCCCTGCCAACAACATCCTAGTGGAAAGCATCTACTGCAACTGGAGTGGAGGTTGTGCGATGGGTTCTCTCGGCGCTGACACCGATATCACTGATATTCTGTACCGCAACGTTTACACCTGGAGTTCCAACCAGATGTACATGATCAAGAGCAATGGCGGTAGTGGGACAGTCAAGAACACCCTTCTTGAGAACTTTATTG GACACGGCAACGCCTATTCTCTGGATATTGACAGCTACTGGAGCAGCATGACAGCCGTGGATGGCGACGGCGTGGAATTGAGTAACATCACATTCAAGAACTGA
- a CDS encoding YdcF family protein (COG:S;~EggNog:ENOG410PX0K;~InterPro:IPR003848,IPR014729), translating to MSSSSINPDDINLLAQFLAHEQIPASSHPPINTDCIVICVSAVLYPAEAVFKHLERNLQLTKTLVLCGGIGHSTPHLYEAVSRHPDYAHLVPEITGKPESHVLHTIFTRCFDATFIQKSGCTVLLEDKSTNCGQNALETRALLARNGIPEPKSMIVVQDPTMARRTVASFEKAYAPRPPKLLSWPIIVPRVKVEEGELVYNDDDGSMPGVTGTLWSMSRFLGLVLGEIPRLRDDEHGYGPMGKGFIGHVDIPEEVEHAYSRVQRGIGEDLAKR from the coding sequence atgtcatcctcatccatcaaccCGGACGACATCAATCTGCTAGCGCAATTTCTAGCCCACGAACAAATCCCAGCAtcatcccaccccccaatcaATACCGACTGCATCGTGATATGTGTTTCGGCAGTGCTTTATCCCGCAGAGGCCGTCTTCAAACACCTGGAGCGCAACCTCCAATTAACTAAAACACTCGTTCTATGTGGTGGAATCGGCCACTCCACGCCTCATCTCTACGAGGCCGTATCGAGGCACCCAGACTACGCACACCTCGTCCCAGAAATTACAGGCAAGCCAGAATCTCACGTCCTTCATACCATCTTCACCCGGTGCTTTGATGCCACCTTCATTCAGAAATCCGGCTGCACGGTTCTACTAGAAGATAAGTCCACGAATTGCGGACAGAATGCCTTAGAAACACGGGCATTATTGGCAAGGAATGGTATCCCGGAACCTAAATCTATGATTGTTGTGCAGGATCCGACCATGGCTCGGCGGACGGTTGCCTCATTTGAAAAGGCGTATGCCCCGAGGCCTCCGAAGTTGCTCAGCTGGCCGATTATAGTGCCTCGAGTTAAggtcgaggagggtgagttgGTATataatgatgacgatggtagTATGCCAGGGGTGACGGGAACATTGTGGAGTATGTCACGCTTCTTGGGTCTGGTTCTGGGTGAGATTCCACGGCTGAGAGATGATGAGCATGGGTATGGGCCCATGGGGAAGGGGTTTATTGGTCATGTTGATATTCCAGAGGAGGTTGAACACGCGTATTCTAGGGTCCAAAGGGGGATAGGAGAAGATTTGGCAAAGAGATAG
- a CDS encoding putative cholinesterase (COG:T;~EggNog:ENOG410PVJP;~InterPro:IPR019819,IPR019826,IPR002018,IPR029058;~MEROPS:MER0033235;~PFAM:PF00135;~SECRETED:SignalP(1-18)): protein MQLQFIVGSLLLFGSALAAPAPPADARTHPSIDSLGTLQALKYNNLGPGNNGTAAVLVYDRLPYLSAESRCASIGEALYPLQDVSHANATELGYQLDYLVYTKDVEANSSFWIAKGSPDGCQAYSQSRRQVILAPCDRQLPALCTSSVPPTTDKDREAVNKSKISISFDDYHMTGYRDGRSFRFLGIPFADPPVRNLRFAPPRPYSGPKKIDATEMADSCIQSVSGFGTLDNGGISEDCLYLNVYSPVLPSSHDRKSTRKPVAVYFYGGAFTSGTASMVDYDGGNFASRNDVVVVTVNYRVGALGWLTTGNLTTGNYGTRDQILALKWVNKYIEAFGGDPNHITIFGQSAGGQSVIALLSSTAAHGLFSGAIVQSAPVDLPWFTREVYTKIVTPNIAGAVGCNSTTSETALISCLRSVPATRYLDNTTEFEAAMTASTETIASDWLHSSEILASIEPLMPIVDDTDSGIIDDQFYRLLASNKLPNRVPTMFTTVSTEAALYVDQYVPNLGASEAALKLVYSYAYPTSLIKSLIATDAFPLNASDPDSVRNTVADALTHSEWTCPQAYLLRHGGRHAFPHLWEVEVRHGHVQTTVDVPSICSPNTDFNATCHSADVLPAWGTLNSKTKNVSPYYNKRDILHARLMNDIFGSFFRTRNPNPDLDMLKLRGPAYASTYQIFGPRGYYMSEYEVAERNVSVLDMPPSIVMNPGVTEKCAVFEDFGFSFQRANLTV, encoded by the coding sequence ATGCAGCTTCAGTTTATCGTGGGctctttgcttctctttGGTTCTGCTTTGGCAGCCCCAGCTCCGCCAGCAGATGCAAGAACCCACCCCAGCATTGATTCTCTGGGCACCCTCCAAGCTTTGAAGTATAACAACTTGGGCCCAGGGAACAATGGCACCGCCGCAGTCTTGGTCTACGACCGACTGCCATACCTCAGTGCAGAATCTCGGTGTGCATCCATTGGCGAAGCCCTCTATCCGCTACAGGATGTATCCCACGCCAACGCCACAGAGTTAGGGTACCAGCTCGACTATCTGGTTTACACGAAGGATGTGGAGGCGAATAGCTCCTTTTGGATAGCCAAAGGCTCGCCCGATGGCTGCCAGGCATACTCCCAAAGCCGTAGGCAAGTCATTCTCGCTCCATGTGATCGACAACTGCCTGCCCTTTGCACCTCCAGCGTGCCTCCTACTACCGACAAGGACAGGGAAGCCGTGAACAAGTCAAAGATCTCTATCTCATTCGATGACTACCATATGACTGGCTATCGCGATGGGCGCTCGTTTCGATTCCTAGGCATTCCCTTCGCAGACCCGCCAGTCAGAAACCTACGATTCGCACCCCCACGCCCGTACTCAGGTCCCAAGAAGATCGACGCGACTGAAATGGCGGACTCATGCATTCAATCAGTTTCAGGCTTCGGTACACTCGACAACGGCGGTATCTCGGAAGACTGTCTATACCTGAACGTCTATTCTCCTGTCCTGCCCTCTTCACATGACAGAAAGTCCACCCGCAAGCCTGTCGCGGTATACTTTTACGGTGGTGCGTTTACCAGTGGAACCGCATCCATGGTCGACTACGATGGAGGAAATTTCGCCAGCCGTAACGACGTCGTCGTTGTGACAGTCAACTACCGAGTCGGTGCTCTAGGGTGGCTGACCACGGGCAACCTCACCACGGGCAATTACGGCACACGCGACCAAATCCTCGCCTTGAAGTGGGTCAACAAGTACATCGAAGCATTCGGTGGAGATCCAAACCATATCACAATCTTCGGCCAATCCGCCGGAGGCCAGAGTGTCATTGCGCTACTCTCTTCGACTGCAGCCCATGGCCTATTCTCCGGTGCCATTGTGCAGTCCGCCCCCGTAGACCTTCCCTGGTTCACCCGCGAGGTGTATACCAAGATCGTTACTCCCAACATCGCAGGGGCTGTCGGCTGCAACAGCACCACATCAGAAACCGCCCTCATCTCCTGCCTGAGATCGGTTCCGGCAACCCGGTATCTCGACAACACTACCGAGTTCGAAGCGGCCATGACAGCCTCCACCGAGACCATCGCCAGCGATTGGCTACATTCATCCGAGATCCTCGCATCAATCGAGCCCTTGATGCCCATCGTAGACGACACCGACAGTGGCATCATCGACGACCAATTCTACCGTCTTCTCGCCTCGAACAAACTCCCCAACCGCGTCCCCACCATGTTCACAACCGTCAGCACCGAGGCCGCCCTCTACGTCGATCAATACGTCCCGAACCTAGGCGCAAGCGAAGCCGCTCTCAAACTCGTCTACAGCTACGCCTAccccacctccctcatcaAGTCCCTCATCGCCACCGACGCCTTCCCCCTCAACGCCTCAGACCCGGACAGCGTCCGAAACACCGTCGCGGACGCCCTCACCCACAGCGAATGGACCTGCCCACAAGcctacctcctccgccacggCGGGCGCCACGCATTCCCACACCTCTGGGAAGTCGAAGTCCGACACGGCCACGTGCAAACCACCGTAGATGTGCCCAGCATCTGCTCCCCCAACACCGATTTCAACGCCACATGCCACTCCGCAGATGTGCTTCCTGCCTGGGGCACTCTCAACAGCAAGACAAAGAATGTCTCCCCATACTACAACAAGCGAGACATCCTGCATGCACGTCTCATGAACGACATCTTCGGTTCTTTCTTCCGCACCCGCAATCCCAATCCCGATCTGGACATGCTGAAGCTTCGTGGACCCGCCTATGCATCCACTTACCAGATCTTTGGCCCTCGTGGGTACTACATGTCTGAGTATGAGGTCGCGGAGCGAAATGTGAGTGTTCTCGATATGCCGCCGTCGATTGTGATGAATCCCGGTGTTACGGAGAAGTGTGCTGTGTTTGAGGACTTTGGGTTTAGCTTCCAGAGGGCTAATCTTACTGTTTGA
- a CDS encoding uncharacterized protein (COG:S;~EggNog:ENOG410PQB9) translates to MFSAHDHQGPSYWGVLINADKSPAPLLEQLCLEIARIITSFDDYATADLTPERLAAFYRKVGGNYDVLFLQTKPSALSFIYQRLGCFHSIQPTSDPYKPPAIPALQPNGFVRWQTIQLLLDPDEHCRYLQNAVELWDIETPSGEFFPKQIPREAFPDRPDPEMVEWHESVSRRFELDYIKRNILRASPPSFGTYHSHFSNKDIPLTREETSLPPRRRSSTHRPHLVPEEPSPPSRHQRRRSGEYPPPATRRVQSTYFPRAPDVEAPRRAPSPPMWTKSAPKPRGRDRTPAYSRPVSPNTLPGNSASDASSEDSGGAVRRASPSASRHHRHLRPDTPHHSHARRHSHESYARRPERAFSPDDQRRYMHRDMYNASSARPYDSDGPRRARSSRVYAEEPVRPPRTPRPTFRDHVFTDSAAVPVNHEVPVYTHMHPRYMNRNGSYPVRPPPPPDVDMRAGDDGRRSYRGPHVNPNASGFSNSATPERSRYPSGGYRPQRWANPVQPSPARGIPVGMPDMEYPPRSRRSTMYDR, encoded by the exons ATGTTTTCCGCCCATGATCATCAGGGCCCGAGTTACTGGGGAGTGTTGATCAATGCCGATAAGAGTCCGGCCCCGCTGCTGGAACAGCTGTGCCTGGAAATTGCCCGCATCATC ACATCCTTCGACGACTACGCTACCGCCGACCTCACTCCAGAACGACTGGCTGCTTTTTATCGCAAGGTGGGCGGCAACTACGACGtcctctttctccagacCAAACCGTCCGCGCTCTCCTTCATCTACCAGCGCCTGGGATGCTTCCATAGTATTCAGCCTACTTCCGATCCTTATAAACCTCCCGCCATTCCAGCTCTTCAGCCGAATGGCTTCGTGCGATGGCAGACcattcagcttcttctcgaTCCGGACGAGCATTGCCGGTACCTCCAAAACGCGGTCGAATTGTGGGACATTGAAACTCCGAGTGGGGAGTTCTTTCCCAAACAAATTCCGCGGGAGGCTTTTCCAGACAGACCAGACCCGGAAATGGTAGAATGGCACGAGTCGGTTAGTCGACGCTTCGAACTCGATTACATTAAGCGAAACATCTTGCGTGCATCTCCACCGAGCTTTGGCACCTACCATTCTCATTTCTCCAACAAAGACATTCCACTCACCAGGGAAGAGACCAGCCTCCCTCCACGGCGTCGGTCGTCAACACATCGCCCTCACCTAGTCCCAGAGgaaccttcccctcccagTAGGCACCAGAGGCGTCGCAGCGGCGAGTACCCACCGCCCGCCACCCGTCGGGTTCAGTCAACATACTTCCCCCGTGCACCAGACGTTGAGGCGCCTCGCCGagctccttcacctcccatGTGGACCAAGTCTGCTCCCAAACCAAGAGGTCGCGATCGCACTCCGGCGTATTCCCGGCCTGTCAGTCCAAATACATTGCCTGGGAACAGTGCATCCGATGCGTCATCCGAAGATTCTGGAGGTGCAGTACGCCGCGCGTCTCCCAGCGCTAGTCGACACCATCGTCATCTGCGTCCAGATACTCCGCACCATTCTCATGCACGCCGTCATTCACATGAATCCTACGCCAGGAGACCCGAACGGGCATTCTCCCCGGATGATCAGCGACGATACATGCACCGGGACATGTACAATGCTAGCTCGGCCAGACCCTACGACTCGGATGGTCCTCGTCGGGCACGCTCGTCGAGGGTATATGCCGAGGAGCCGGTCCGCCCTCCCCGGACTCCAAGGCCAACATTCCGCGACCACGTGTTTACCGATTCCGCAGCTGTCCCGGTCAACCATGAAGTGCCGGTATACACGCACATGCACCCTCGATACATGAACAGAAATGGCAGCTATCCAGTCCGACCGCCTCCCCCACCCGACGTCGACATGCGTGCCGGCGATGACGGCCGACGGAGTTACAGAGGACCTCACGTCAACCCCAACGCCTCTGGTTTCAGTAACTCGGCAACTCCGGAGCGTTCCCGCTACCCCTCAGGCGGATATCGGCCTCAGAGATGGGCCAATCCGGTACAGCCATCGCCAGCCCGAGGAATCCCCGTAGGAATGCCGGACATGGAATATCCTCCGAGAAGCCGACGGTCCACTATGTACGACCGGTGA